A genomic segment from Dendropsophus ebraccatus isolate aDenEbr1 chromosome 7, aDenEbr1.pat, whole genome shotgun sequence encodes:
- the TNIP2 gene encoding TNFAIP3-interacting protein 2 isoform X1 produces MSSISDGSTDPLLARFKVLEETVDKLHRENRSLKTKLQSYNTLSTFYHEARQQNKNLNKQLAEKEALIQQLKSSQKTFAAAAEHQVDPPRSLIECLMDELNRMRSEHVQTERIYGEQVEKLNQEIQKLQKQLEERPHEIEKASSWPQHEKDMELLRLQRSLAEKEKVQATSEVLCRSLSDETHQLRRKLAATAEMCQQLVKCLEETRQKDNLNSEDRLSQNKIKENDNDAALRKLQEENRLLKQKVVHVEDLNAKWQKYDASREDYVKGLHLQLKELKGQCDHSKASHSTHKHPDLLQKEISRLNRLLEDKLKEHTRLQQEAAEMVHARIADQERIQMLEQQLLVYKDDFTSERADRERAQSRIQELVEEISALQRQGRRQDDRESAAKRNKTHTKKNVGDIQHGLNLEPTENRLQASPADRPDRQRSSSSEQRGQDELQCPRCLRVFQDRLGENFLEHISECCQ; encoded by the exons ATGTCTTCTATCAGTGATGGTAGCACAGACCCCCTACTTGCCAGATTTAAAGTTCTTGAGGAGACTGTGGATAAACTGCACAGGGAAAACAGGTCTCTGAAGACGAAGCTGCAGAGTTACAACACGCTGAGCACTTTCTACCATGAAGCCAGGCAGCAGAACAAGAACCTCAACAAGCAGCTGGCTGAGAAGGAAGCCCTGATCCAGCAGCTGAAGAGCAGCCAGAAGACCttcgcagctgctgcagaacatcaagtGGATCCTCCTCGATCACTTATTGAGTGTTTAATGGACGAACTCAACAGGATGAGGAGTGAGCACGTTCAAACGGAGAGGATTTATGGTGAACAAGTGGAAAAACTCAATCAG GAAATACAAAAACTTCAAAAGCAGCTGGAAGAGAGACCCCATGAGATAGAGAAGGCATCCAGCTGGCCCCAGCATGAGAAAGATATGGAACTCCTCCGACTTCAAAGATCCCTTGCAGAGAAGGAGAAAGTCCAGGCTACCAGTGAAGTCCTGTGTCGATCCCTTTCCGATGAAACCCACCAGCTACGACGTAAGCTTGCCGCCACAGCAGAGATGTGCCAACAACTTGTCAAGTGTCTCGAGGAGACCCGTCAAAAAGACAACTTGAACTCAGAAGATCGTCTCAGCCAG AATAAAATTAAAGAGAATGATAATGACGCCGCCTTGAGAAAGTTACAGGAAGAAAACCGGCTATTAAAACAGAAAGTAGTACAT GTTGAAGATTTGAATGCAAAGTGGCAGAAGTACGATGCCAGCAGGGAGGACTACGTCAAGGGTCTTCACTTACAGCTGAAGGAGTTGAAGGGACAATGTGACCATTCCAAGGCTTCACATTCAACACACAAACACCCAGACCTTTTACAGAAGGAGATCTCCAGGCTGAACAGGTTGTTGGAAGATAAACTAAAGGAACACACCAGACTCCAGCAAGAAGCTGCTGAGATGGTCCACGCCAGGATTGCCGATCAGGAAAGAATACAGATGCTGGAACAACAG TTACTTGTTTACAAAGATGACTTTACCTCTGAGCGAGCAGATAGGGAAAGAGCGCAAAGTCGCATACAGGAGCTGGTGGAGGAAATTTCTGCTTTGCAACGACAGGGGAGACGACAG GATGACAGAGAGTCTGCTGCTAAACGAAACAAAACCCATACTAAGAAGAACGTGGGCGACATTCAGCACGGCCTTAATTTAGAACCTACAGAAAACAGACTACAAGCCTCCCCTGCCGACCGTCCAGATCGCCAGAGGAGTTCCAGCTCTGAACAGAGAGGGCAAGATGAGCTCCAGTGTCCTCGGTGTCTCAGGGTTTTCCAGGACAGACTAGGAGAGAACTTTTTGGAACATATCTCCGAATGCTGTCAGTGA
- the TNIP2 gene encoding TNFAIP3-interacting protein 2 isoform X2: MAQGITVVGSFPGLRLEIQKLQKQLEERPHEIEKASSWPQHEKDMELLRLQRSLAEKEKVQATSEVLCRSLSDETHQLRRKLAATAEMCQQLVKCLEETRQKDNLNSEDRLSQNKIKENDNDAALRKLQEENRLLKQKVVHVEDLNAKWQKYDASREDYVKGLHLQLKELKGQCDHSKASHSTHKHPDLLQKEISRLNRLLEDKLKEHTRLQQEAAEMVHARIADQERIQMLEQQLLVYKDDFTSERADRERAQSRIQELVEEISALQRQGRRQDDRESAAKRNKTHTKKNVGDIQHGLNLEPTENRLQASPADRPDRQRSSSSEQRGQDELQCPRCLRVFQDRLGENFLEHISECCQ; encoded by the exons ATGGCACAAGGCATAACAGTGGTTGGCTCCTTTCCAGGTTTAAGATTG GAAATACAAAAACTTCAAAAGCAGCTGGAAGAGAGACCCCATGAGATAGAGAAGGCATCCAGCTGGCCCCAGCATGAGAAAGATATGGAACTCCTCCGACTTCAAAGATCCCTTGCAGAGAAGGAGAAAGTCCAGGCTACCAGTGAAGTCCTGTGTCGATCCCTTTCCGATGAAACCCACCAGCTACGACGTAAGCTTGCCGCCACAGCAGAGATGTGCCAACAACTTGTCAAGTGTCTCGAGGAGACCCGTCAAAAAGACAACTTGAACTCAGAAGATCGTCTCAGCCAG AATAAAATTAAAGAGAATGATAATGACGCCGCCTTGAGAAAGTTACAGGAAGAAAACCGGCTATTAAAACAGAAAGTAGTACAT GTTGAAGATTTGAATGCAAAGTGGCAGAAGTACGATGCCAGCAGGGAGGACTACGTCAAGGGTCTTCACTTACAGCTGAAGGAGTTGAAGGGACAATGTGACCATTCCAAGGCTTCACATTCAACACACAAACACCCAGACCTTTTACAGAAGGAGATCTCCAGGCTGAACAGGTTGTTGGAAGATAAACTAAAGGAACACACCAGACTCCAGCAAGAAGCTGCTGAGATGGTCCACGCCAGGATTGCCGATCAGGAAAGAATACAGATGCTGGAACAACAG TTACTTGTTTACAAAGATGACTTTACCTCTGAGCGAGCAGATAGGGAAAGAGCGCAAAGTCGCATACAGGAGCTGGTGGAGGAAATTTCTGCTTTGCAACGACAGGGGAGACGACAG GATGACAGAGAGTCTGCTGCTAAACGAAACAAAACCCATACTAAGAAGAACGTGGGCGACATTCAGCACGGCCTTAATTTAGAACCTACAGAAAACAGACTACAAGCCTCCCCTGCCGACCGTCCAGATCGCCAGAGGAGTTCCAGCTCTGAACAGAGAGGGCAAGATGAGCTCCAGTGTCCTCGGTGTCTCAGGGTTTTCCAGGACAGACTAGGAGAGAACTTTTTGGAACATATCTCCGAATGCTGTCAGTGA